aggacgaggacaaTGAGGACGGTGAACTATTCTCAGCTTCCCCACGGTCCCCAGCGTCAGGCTCTTCGTTCAGTTCGTCCAATCCCTGTTCCTGTCCCAACGTTTGTACGGTCTCTTCACATGACAAGGTCGTGTACAACCTGCGCACTTCGGTCACCAAGGTAACGCGAGgacgcaaaagaaaaagaaacagccgaaaaacaaagcaaaccgGAGCTAAGAAAAATTGGCGCACACGGCAAAGAAGCActagcagcagtagcagcagcagcagcagcagcagtgatgACAGTTGTGGCAGTAACAGCCGAAAGAACGGCTCAACGGGAGGCAGTAACTCTAGCGACAGTACTCGTAGCAGCAGTGCCaccagcagtagtagcagcacaAGCATCACAAGCATtaccagcgccagcaccagTTCTGCCAGCAGCGAGTCACATTCTGGGGAGCCTTCCATCGTGGTAATGGCCAGTGGCGAACGGCGGACTCGTTTGTCGACGAACTGGACCGctccaaaaaacaaaaaaaccgggaaaaaagaaTCCAAAGCGGAAGCTTCCCACGTCAAACCGAAAACCACTCGCGGCAACCCGAAGAAAAAGGGTGCACAAAGCAAATCAGCACGTCCTCAAACGGCTCCCAAAAAGGGGAACGCAGCAAAGAGCAAAACCGAAAGTGGGCGCAGCAAGCGGGAGAAACCTTCTGTGAAACGACCCAAGGAACAGGATGCGGCTCCAGCGGCACCCATGGAAACGGAAAGCTCCCAGGGAAAGGGAGCGAAAAAGATCGGACAGTATTTCGTCCAAATTCGGCCCTCCAGCTCGCCAACAACCGAAATCGCTACGGACGATGAAAATACtacggctggtggtggtggtagtggcaGGAAGCGAAAACTTAGCAGGGTCATCATCAAGCGATACCATCAGGAGAATCAACCGGCCGAGATGCAACCACCTGGGtcgcagaaaaaagaaacagaaacatcgGCCGCACCCGACGAGTGTTCATCGGTAAAACGTACAAAATCTGAAGTTCCGGTAGCATCTTGCGCTCCGAATGGCAGCAATGATGAACCGACGCCAGGATGCAGTAGGAATACGGTGATAGCCAAAACGGAAGTGGTTGACGCGCCAACCGCATCGGGCAGTGATTCGGACTCGGATGCTACGGCAGTGGGAAACTGGCAGGACACGACGAGCGGAACCGCGGCGTCCGTGATTGTGAGCACATCACAGTTGGCTCAACCAACGGGCGCCGATTCAGCAGCAGAGCTGCAGTTGACGCTTATGGAACACGAACAGCTTTTGGAGGACGCGAATTCCGTTGCATTAGATACCCTCTTTTCCCCAACCTTACACTGGGCCGCCGATGATCCTCCACCGCTCGAGGACCACCTTTCGATCTCCGTGTCCGACACCCTCTCGCCGCAAACGTTCTCGACGATAACGTTTTCCCCATCATCGACGTCGGTTTCACCGTTGTCCGCGATGTTGGCCATCCCATCCTCTTCGGTGCCGGAGATAATCGAGGGAATCGGTTCGCTCGCTTCCGCTTCGCAGCTTCCGTCGTCTGTCGTGGGTGCAGCAACGATCGACGGTGCGATTGATGAACTCATGTCCATAATTCCCGCGGACACATACAACAACACTGCGTCCCTCACAGAAGACGGACCCGTCAGTGGAGTGGGACTGGAGGCGACCGAGTCGAGCTCTGGCGCTTTATCATCCTGTGAACTGCTTCCTCCCGGACGCGAGCCAACGAATCCGCCTGGCGTGCGAAGTGTAGTCGCAGGGTCTGAGGTAGAACTGTGAGATTTGCTACGGATAATCGATTTCATCGATTGGTAGTGACCACCGGGGGGCAATCTGCGGCATGGGTAGGTCCAGCTGTCCAGCTCGTTGGAGCGCTTTGTATTCATTCACTATTTatcttttgttgtttattaCTTTCAGAAACTGTGCTtcgggaaaattgttttaaaacttTGACACGAAGAACGCCGCACTGTAAACCATTGATCGGCAATCATCGAAGGGGGACAGTGTTGacgtggtgtttgtgtgcgtaGTCAGTTCAGCGAAGGGTACAACACGCTCTTTCACATTCCTACAACCGTGCAGTTCCGTTGGTTCCGGAAGGTCAAGAAGTTCGTCAGGGTTCACACTACTCAAAGCGATTCATCTCCACTCTGACCATCAGGCCATGGTCAGCTGCgtgcaaacacaaacactttGGCCGAttcattttgtttcacgaTATCGATAAAGAGTTTTTACATGTCGACAATTATCTGTGCGTTGCCCCGTTTTGTGGTTCTTCGGTGAGCGTTGGCCCATCCTAGTGGCAAAGGCACCGAAGTAGACACGCTTTTGTACAAAGGTTTTCAGGTGTGTAAGTAGAATTAATTTCGAAACGTACGCATATAAAGTAAACTGCTATGAAGCAACTAAATGAGCTAGGAATTCAGACAGTGATTGAGTTTCGTCGCGTGAAAGGAGGAACATGAAGTGCAGTGTGCTCCGAAGCCCCCGAATTGCGCCCTCAGCGGATAATCATTCGTTGATGATAGTTTACTGTACTCTTTTTCTAAATACAAACCCTATTGAAACCAATAAcggtttttgcttctttttacGAACCGTAGGAGTTGATTGTATCACGCTACTACCGATTATCCCGTGCCAAGCAATCGCCGTACTTTGTATTCGACCTTCCACTTGAGGAGAAGCCCGTTACGCGAccgcccgccccgccccgTGCCGTGAAAGCGGTGCCGAGATATTGAAAAATCTTCGAATCCGTTGTCGCTGCCGGGGCGCTCAAAATTTCCCATCGTTTCCGCAGCGTAATGATAATTACTCCCGGCGGGAACCGGTCAAAGCTCAGCAGTGCGGTCGGGTGATGTGATGCATTCAGATGCCACACCGAAAGACGCCGAGAAGATCTTTCCCAACGTCGTTGCCCGTCATTTGGccagccttttttttctttgctctccaCATAAATTATCAGGCCCTTCTTCCGGATGCAGTTGTGCGCCGGTTCATTACTGCCATTGTTtccgattttaatttatgttggcTTCAGACGGAAGCGGGCCCGCAACCCCGTTGGGGTTAGCCGGGAGCACACGCGACCATGACGCCATAGCACATTGGCTGGAACGGCTTGTCCGTTAGGTTAAAGGCGGACTTCTAAAGCGCCCGTGCGGTTGAATAATGGGGACGGTCTTCGGCATTTCTTTCACACTACACCCACTGCGTCGAGGGCAGGGTAAACTATTCATCCACCCACCGATCTGGCCAAAAGACAAATGTTTCACGAACCTCCGAAAACGTAGAAGTCTGTTTGGGGAAGGATTTTCTAAGCGTCGGCGACGTTCCGAGCGGACGaacgaatcaatcaaatcgaacTACACTTTCGCGCCACAGCGCCCGGGCGCGTGACAATCGTGACAATGTGCCCGGTATTCGCCATCTTTCTCTCGTCCCAGGGTCGACGGAGCAATGCTTTCTCCTGGCCCTGGTGGTCGTGGCCCTTTCGGCACTGGTGAGGCGTtgcataaaaatcaattttattagTACGACCTGCACACGACGACATATTACCGTCACGTTGTTTCCGTCACCGTTTTCATCACGCGGCCCGATCGTGGCGCGCTGCACTGCCGGGGGCAGCGTGACTTTGGCGGTTGCCGTGTAGTGGGCCCTCCACAGATACTATCGCTCCAGACGGGATCGCGTCTGAGAAGACGCGGATTGTTCGCTTGCCACTCCCCGCGGATTCCCCGAGAAGTCTTCCCCACAGGAAGCTGCCAACGGGGCGTTCGAGCCAGACAGGATTTGAAGAAACTCATTTCGAAACAGTGAATCTGCGCAGCAAATTGACACACGCTTGCGCGCTgcgatcgcatcgcattttTACCTTGATGCTAGTTCGGTTTCTAATAAATAAGATTCCACGTCCCAGATTACCACGGGCCCTTCGGGCGCGCAGAACTCTGGCGGTGTCGCCGCCCCACGCTTGATGCTTTcgtgaaaatattttgcaacCGCGCCATAAAAGCGCGACGACTTTCCCAGGCTGCCAAACGGCGACGCACGTTAGTTAACGCCGTTTCCTGTCGCGGCCGCGCAGTGCAAGCAATCACGCCTCCGTCCCGTCTGCTAGAGGCCGGGCGCGATCGGATTTACAATCTAACATCTTCACGAATGGCTTCGGAGCGGAGCGTCGGTGATGACGAAAATCTTTCGATTAACAGCCCATTCGGCGTTGACGGTGGATGGGAAAGTCTTCACCGAAGCCGAACCCCCGATTTGTAACGGCGTTTCGAAACAAGACGTTCTTCCCACCTCGGCCAAGGCAGTGAGAACTGTGGTTTTGCGGATGTGACAAAATAAATCCGTTCCAAAACCTGTGCTCCGACACCGACTGCCCTACAACGCTTGAGGCACAACGGGAACAGCGATGATAACTGGAAGGTCTAAAGGTCTTGCACAAACCGTTGCACAATAGAAGTGCACCAAACACGGCCTAATCGCCGATTAAGAAGTCACTAATACTCTGCGAgtgttgtttgccttttcttATGGCTGATAATTTCCCCCGCTGGTGTTGCGTAATTGAATCGCCACGATCTCTCAACCGCCGAGGACGTCGTCTCTCCTCCTGTAGCCCTCGCAAGGGCCATCGAACGGGCGAAGATTCTTCTTTTAACCTCGTTTAGCCAAAAGCCGCTCTCGGCCACTCGGTTTGGCGCGAGAATTGAGATCTgcaaaatttacatttttcccCCCTTGTCGCATCTGGGAGTTGGGAAAAGGGCATCGCCGGTGCGAAGGAAAATACCAGAAGCCAGAGGCTCCCGGGGTTCGCACTCGTAAGCGAAAGGTCGAaatgcatcatcatctggctggctggcttgaAGATGTCTTCATTTTGTGGCGCCACCGAGCTTCGTTTGTTGTGTCCCCAAAACGATAAGTCTTTGCGCTCCGCTCAAGGGAGCTAGTGCAGTGTTTGTTCGAGCAGCCTTAGAACAGCCAGCCCGGCTCAATCGATGCCGAGTCATGATGCCTTGGAGTGGCCGTAAGCGATCCTACCGTTTGCAGCGGCTCCAAACCCTAGCCGGGCGGCGGTCTCTTAAGACGTCGCGAATTATAAGCATCCCTTCGCGACGCTGAAGCCGTGTGTTACGCAACCGAACCGCGTCGTGGCGCAGCTTTCCTCCGGCTCAGCGCCGATTGATCGCTTCAGCCATCCACGGGCACACCACGCACCATTTCGTGGCCGCTCCCTCTCGCGACGCACGACGGGCTTGATGAAATCTATATCCCTTCagcgctccgctccggtccTTGCGAAACGGTCCTCCAGGTGTCGTCTAAGTGCACTTTTTGCGGTTGAGGTTTGAAAGCGAAGGAGAAATGATTAATAATGCAACATCTCGACGGCGGTGGCTCGATGGCGTTTGAGTTGTGGTGGCCGTTTTGACGGGCGTAGACGAGAGACACGTCTCGATCGATCACGCTACGCTCACACCTCCAGCTGCCAACTGCGTCCCTTCAGCGTTCGCAGACGCAAAACGCGCGAAGAAAGTTCCCCATTAATTGGCCCACTCACTCCTCACGGAGACCGCCACTCCTACGGCTGCGGCCACCTACGGCTTCAGGGACTTCGGAGCCCAAATACGAGCCCTATCCTTCGTTTCCGCCACCGCAAAGGCCGTCTGTTGGACTGCAACAAAGTTGCAGCTTAAGTGGGGATCACCCAGccacccggaccggccggtccggtccgagcGTCCTGGATGCCGATCGTAGATCCGAGCCGcatcttcccttttttggtgtCCGTTTTCTGCGTTCCAGAGTGTGGGCCGGTCCGCTAAATGGCCGCGGTCGCCGAGTGCGGTAATTAAGAGCCATGTAACTTTAATGAGTTtcggcaataaaaataatcttttACGACTTTTTATGGTAGGTACGACCGGattgctgcggctgctgattGATTTGACCGGGAGCGAGGGCGCAGGGACTCCAAGGGCCAAGGTTGGTTGGGTGGCCATGTGGAGCCGGAAAGGATTCAAGTTTGTGCGGAAGCTGACGGTGCTTAACCCTGGTGCTTCCTGGCTGAGGCCATTCGCTAAACCTAGGCCACCCTTTATCGTTTACGGGGGGATCTAGTTTCAGTTGGCATGCGAGAAAATCCAACTCCGAGTGACCGGTATTTAGTGATCCGGATAGCAGATCATGTGCCCTACGCTCGTGCCAGCCACGCTCGgcggcttcggtggccaccggacggTGATGATCAAATACGCGACGGCTGACGAGAAGTCGTGTTTTTCTGGTAACTCGGTGGACCGGCTCGGTGGCCAGAGCCGGGTGATGTAATGAGCCGCtgatcgccagccagcctagcggtgccggttgccggtgttTATGTGGTGAAAATGACGCGAAAAAAGTCAATCACGGCCtcccgatgacgatgatcggTGGTTAGGGAGCCAAGAAAAGCCCAGATCCAGCTCGTGCTCCGGTGTTGGCCGGTGGAAATTTTGTCACGCCTGTCGGGAGCAAAAACGCTGGGTCCCCCCCCCAACACCCCAACCGGTTCCAGGGCcacggcgggcgcgcgcgtgagCCCAACAGCAGGGCTGTAGTTTTCTCGCCCATTGTACCCACCGATGGCCAGATGATGGATGgagatcgaaagaaaaaatgaacgcCTTCTGATGTCCCTCCCCCGGTGGGCGATCTTGGGACCCTCGGACGAGCGCGATGAAAGCGAAACGTACCTATCGGTTaacagaaaatggcaaacctGGCGATGGGTCCACTGAGCGTGGTTGGCCCCATTCCGTTCGATCCGAAGTCCAATGTCGCAATCGCGTAAATCGATCGCGTCCAGCGCAAACAGTGTAGAGTCCCAAATCGGTGTGCGCTTCGAGGGTCCGAATTTTCAGGAATGTTAATACCGGGTTCAtggcatccttttttgttcgggtggGGTGGTGATCGTGAAACTGAATTCCAGTTTCCCCCGATCAGAGTGCCGGGCTCGAGTTGGTCGTAAAATTGATACCCAATCTGTTAGGCAGTTGGCCCTTGGCCCCCGTCCGCTGCCGGGAACCGCAAATGGGCCAGCCAGGGGCCGAGCCCGAGTGTTTGCCGTAATGTCCGCGGCCGCGTGCTATGACTCAGTGTTCAATCATTTGTAAAATTTCGTGATCTACCAACCGAACTCTGGCTCTGGACACGGCGGGGGCCACCGTGGGCCAGACAAGGCTAATGGTGTCGGTTGGAAGAATTTGTGTTTCGCGTCCCGTAGGACACTCCGAGCCAAGCGACGTAGGGTGCGATCGTTCAGTCACAGGGTGCTTCTGATTAGAATGCGCTAATTTTtactaaatattttttatcagGGGTCATTACAATAATCGTACTCAACTCGACCGTAAAAgcatgttgaaaatgtttcggaCACTTTTACTATTGGTCCATGTTGTTCACCCTGTGGACACACTATCAACAGACACTGTTTATGCTACGAGCAGAGAACGTTTACCGTACATAAATCTTGGCCGGCATTCCGGCTGGAAGTAAAATTGGCAGGCCGGCGGGGGGGTGAAAATCAAAGCCAAACCACCAGGCTGACCGGctggccgccgatcgatcgatattgTTTGCAAATCGCACACAATGCCACGGCAAATCCGCGGCCCCCCTTTTTATTTATGCGCCATTCGCCCATTCGGCGGAGGGTTTTGAGGCCACCCCCTTCACCCGAAACACACGTGCAAGTCACCGACCTCCACCCCGGGGCGGCTGGGAAGTGGTGGTGCCGGAGTGACAtatgcttttttatgctcggtCCTCTAGGTGAGTCGATTGTAGGTCAACCAGGGCGGAGGGGGTCGGAACCAGTGCCCGAACCAGTCGGAATTGGAATTAGTCGGacgaaaattgcattttaGCTAAGCTGTGGCCACTACAAAGAACGCACTCTCGCAGTGCCGCTAATGGTGGATTATTAAAATGTAACTAAAGCGGAGAGCTTGTATCCCGCGGTTCGCAGTGGCGCGAAGACCGTAAGAGCACTTCAGCAAAGaggggctgggctgggctgacGTCGGGCACGCGGTCCGAGGACCACTTCAGATGGACTCCCGGGTGACCAGAGATTGATCGATCTCTTCGTAGGCGCACAATGTTGCGCCGTAGGACGATATCTCACTCGGAGTCCGGCCGACCCACACTGGAGTAGCCATAAATTTAGCCATCGGCCGGCCCGAGCGAAAGGTCTCTGACACGTCGAGCAGGAGCGCTGAGCAGGGAACACACTGATCGTGTTCTTTCGTTACATTCGAGCACTTTGGAGGTGCCAACGCCAAGTGGTGATCATGtgtggcgatcggtggtgggcTCCTTCAAGACTCCGGAGCCAgagtttcgttgttgtttctaGTGCCTTGGgcaaattatttcgtttttttatacAATTTTTTCAAAGATATGCTTTGCTTATCTCTTGGCCCAAGAGCCACTTGCCATGGTATTCAAATGATCATCGTTGGTTTTTGCTCGGTTCTTTATCGCTCCATTGACCTTAGGGATCGCCTCGACGAACACACTCGATGCATCCCTGGGGCCCCGCGGCCGTACGTGGGGCTGCTGGGGATGATGATTCGCACATTCCAGCGCCATTAATTGATGACTAATTGTGCAGATTAACTGCACTGGATTCTTTTAATTACGACTCGGTGGTCGGTGCACCAAGACCGAGGACGAGGATGGATGGCCGGCTGCTGCAGTGTTTTATATCGCCACAGAAACCGCCACAAAACCAAGGCGAATCCAAGGCGCATCTCGCTTTAATGGGGtccataaaacaaaacgatctTACGGCGAGGTTCCTGCGCAAGGGGGGGCCTTGCATTTGCCGGCCACAAAAAGGCACATGTCAGCTCGNNNNNNNNNNNNNNNNNNNNNNNNNNNNNNNNNNNNNNNNNNNNNNNNNNNNNNNNNNNNNNNNNNNNNNNNNNNNNNNNNNNNNNNNNNNNNNNNNNNNGGGGGGGCCTTGCATTTGCCGGCCACAAAAAGGCACATGTCAGCTCGGAGTCAGCTGTGGGACCGTGCAGTGGGCCACCCGGGCGCACCGTTTGATGGACTGTGCCAGTGTTTTTATATCGCTCGTTTCAGCCATCCATCAGCCGCGACCATTAGGACGAGAGATTACTacatcccggtcccgggcggTTCCGCATTTTTGTACCCTTCTTCGACGTGGCCACTGCCCAAATTTGGCCCCCAAAGCAATTagtcctgttttttttggcgcACAGAGAAATTCCCTCATGGGATCGGCAGTCATCTTCAATGGCCAGTGTTTGGCACTCAAATCTGACCAAGTCATGCCGGTTAATGTCCCATACCCGATGGTTCACACGTTCACAATACACGTCCACGGGGATTCAAGGACACCGCACGGTAGCACCTGACAGAAATTTGCGAATTATCCGCAATtgccgaccggcgaccggtggcTTCTGGtaatcatcgatcgatcgataaattaTATCATTATCCCGATGCGTCACATCGGGCGGCAGACCATCGACCTGCGAGATTTTGCGCTGCTTAACGATTCCTGTAATCGACAGGACACCCAGTCCGGTCCGTCCCGGCCCAGGGCAGGGGcaaacgataatgatgatcaATGGTTTGTTCGCGAGTACCCAGCATCCGTACGTTAAGGGCGCTCCGTGAAGTCTTTACGCATGTCCCAGCCACGCACTTGAATGCACTTGAAGATGGCCGCGCCCGTTGCAGACGGCGGTGGCCCATAAGTAAACACAATCAGTAATTGAGCAGAATCGTTGataatgattattattatggccaccaccgggcgggaGTCGGGCGGGAATCCCTGCGGCCCTGGTAACTCTCCGGTGCTCGCTGGGTGTGAAGTCCAATTTCCCTTTCGTCTCAACTTAATTTTAACGGCATTAACGGCGGGTGTGTGATCGACCTTTAACGCGGGTGTGTTGTTGCGATAATCcttccccgggccggcggaTTCAAGGCCACCGGCACGGACAAGAAAAGTACGCTGGTAAGTCCTTGAACCTGACACTTCCGCGAGCGAATCCGTGAGTCACCGCGGTGGTTGACGTTGATCTGCGCCGCATCGGGGCTGATCTCATCCAtcccgcggccggccggccggccgggatgcTCCGGAACGCCGTCACGATCCATCTCTGGGCCCCACGATTCCGTTCAGTTTTGCTAACGTTCTTTTAAATTAAGCACGATGATGCCTTCCAGGACATCAAGGTTAGCCGTTAGGCACATCGGGGAACAGCAAAGGGTGATGCTCAGGAATTTGGTACAATCATCGGGCGGGCAGCGtgaccgatcggcggtggtggtgcacggtcatgatttatgattcacCTTGCCGGGCACCTGTTCCGGTTGTGAGATCATAGAGCCTTCGCTTTGTTT
The nucleotide sequence above comes from Anopheles bellator chromosome 1, idAnoBellAS_SP24_06.2, whole genome shotgun sequence. Encoded proteins:
- the LOC131216009 gene encoding E3 ubiquitin-protein ligase Topors-like; this translates as MEEAAAVDCPPTPEILPLTSTPPPPSQFVVYSSSSEEADESADGRSSPPPKCAICLGKCRQKAYANSCRHQFCFRCLLEWSKVKPECPLCKQRFNSIVHYKSINCYEEHIVQTSNPLEQSLPREADFYRRLNFYVSDLPRITYHATLHMPTSQSELMQQLFMHQSSDVRRFIREFGDQVVPTRQNSIAWRQFIYRQRLYARPLPDVNGRFRVSSAHFYLMHPAQLHRILPWVEREVYAMETIAPTMSPPMAMRMGYLMNSFDIDSPDFLRALAPFVCSSFREHFRHELFNFARSPYDMIGYDQCVQYEPRFNHRNPVILSSSDEELDSEEVLDGVVNMSEPVASTSSSSSSMFTSNSAGTAQGSTSGTSGRGRTGRTQFRFEARSTNETVIMTGTLRESRAELAASLAEPSTPVIELNDNSDSPGSVSVPAGAATTSTRSTLRDGDNISLSSSDSDDCQFVLAQKPPHLRTPDHVVDLESDYDSDVVFVAVECANNQPATTNGDASEKHSLPLPKSDLSCEYNNGASTSSGYHGGAGSSGSGTSTRDKHYTRSRVNRYTGGMGVKSIYEASDSDEDEDEDNEDGELFSASPRSPASGSSFSSSNPCSCPNVCTVSSHDKVVYNLRTSVTKVTRGRKRKRNSRKTKQTGAKKNWRTRQRSTSSSSSSSSSSSDDSCGSNSRKNGSTGGSNSSDSTRSSSATSSSSSTSITSITSASTSSASSESHSGEPSIVVMASGERRTRLSTNWTAPKNKKTGKKESKAEASHVKPKTTRGNPKKKGAQSKSARPQTAPKKGNAAKSKTESGRSKREKPSVKRPKEQDAAPAAPMETESSQGKGAKKIGQYFVQIRPSSSPTTEIATDDENTTAGGGGSGRKRKLSRVIIKRYHQENQPAEMQPPGSQKKETETSAAPDECSSVKRTKSEVPVASCAPNGSNDEPTPGCSRNTVIAKTEVVDAPTASGSDSDSDATAVGNWQDTTSGTAASVIVSTSQLAQPTGADSAAELQLTLMEHEQLLEDANSVALDTLFSPTLHWAADDPPPLEDHLSISVSDTLSPQTFSTITFSPSSTSVSPLSAMLAIPSSSVPEIIEGIGSLASASQLPSSVVGAATIDGAIDELMSIIPADTYNNTASLTEDGPVSGVGLEATESSSGALSSCELLPPGREPTNPPGVRSVVAGSEVEL